From Alteromonas australica, one genomic window encodes:
- a CDS encoding S1 family peptidase — MFKSFSARFFMLLSLLAHVSFAEAEEASFPKVVESVSSTVVAIGIYSPLKQAGNQIRGTGFVVGDGKWVITNHHVVDEVLDPSVVEYYVAVHGKGKQVNALKATIEAVDIKHDLALLRINEALPAATLSSQAILPAGHEIAITGYPIGAVLGLYAATHRGYIAAVTPDALPNANSSQLTVDMLARLENADLVYQLDATAYPGNSGSPLYLPKTGEVIGVINKVFITGGKESAISTPTGISYAIPVKHVHALLHRVGN, encoded by the coding sequence GTGTTTAAATCATTCTCTGCGCGTTTTTTCATGTTACTTAGCCTCTTGGCGCATGTTTCCTTTGCTGAAGCTGAAGAGGCTTCTTTTCCCAAAGTGGTAGAATCAGTCTCATCCACCGTGGTTGCTATTGGTATTTACAGCCCACTTAAGCAAGCTGGTAACCAAATTCGTGGCACAGGGTTCGTCGTTGGCGATGGCAAATGGGTTATTACCAATCATCATGTGGTCGACGAGGTTTTGGATCCTAGCGTGGTGGAATATTACGTGGCCGTGCATGGGAAAGGAAAGCAGGTTAACGCGCTAAAGGCCACTATTGAGGCGGTTGATATTAAACACGATTTAGCGTTATTGCGAATAAATGAAGCCTTACCAGCCGCAACCTTAAGTTCGCAAGCTATCTTGCCTGCAGGGCACGAAATTGCAATAACAGGCTACCCAATAGGCGCAGTGCTTGGCCTCTATGCAGCCACCCATCGAGGCTATATTGCTGCGGTGACTCCTGATGCGTTGCCCAATGCGAATTCCAGTCAGTTAACGGTGGATATGCTGGCGCGGCTGGAAAACGCCGACTTAGTTTATCAACTCGATGCTACAGCTTACCCGGGTAATTCTGGCAGCCCACTTTATTTGCCTAAAACAGGTGAAGTGATTGGCGTGATTAACAAGGTGTTTATTACAGGCGGTAAGGAGTCGGCCATTAGTACTCCTACAGGCATTAGTTATGCAATCCCTGTTAAGCATGTACATGCGTTACTACATAGGGTCG
- a CDS encoding PEP-CTERM/exosortase system-associated acyltransferase, with amino-acid sequence MDGKANKPVLERLSHLVGTKNKLGKAIKGYSKYREANQIATHFSEYLLPVIASSRALKAQSYSIRHSVYCEELKLEATRPNRQESDEFDAYSIPCLIRHVSSDTIAGTVRMVRPTLESELLPIEKYCMHAITNDALLPTNFERSSICEISRLAIPAHFRRRSMDHFSGAEVGKLNPSTFSQTELRCFPFIAVGLYLTATALIIQEGIEHVYVMVEPRLAKNMRLVGIKFKQIGPVIDYHGQRAAHHVDLKALKYGLSGGFAVMRDDIVAKLAQEY; translated from the coding sequence ATGGATGGAAAAGCGAATAAACCCGTGTTGGAACGTTTGAGTCACTTAGTCGGCACTAAAAACAAATTAGGCAAAGCGATTAAGGGATACAGTAAATACAGAGAAGCCAATCAGATTGCCACGCATTTTTCTGAGTATCTGTTGCCTGTTATTGCTTCGTCTCGCGCCCTAAAAGCACAGAGTTATAGCATTAGGCATAGCGTGTATTGTGAAGAGCTAAAGCTTGAAGCCACCCGCCCTAATAGGCAAGAAAGCGATGAATTTGACGCCTATTCTATTCCTTGCTTAATACGCCACGTATCATCAGATACCATAGCAGGTACAGTGCGTATGGTTAGGCCCACATTGGAATCAGAATTATTGCCCATTGAAAAATATTGTATGCATGCCATTACCAATGACGCCTTATTACCTACAAATTTTGAACGCTCGTCTATTTGTGAAATATCTCGGTTAGCCATTCCCGCTCACTTTAGAAGAAGAAGTATGGATCACTTTTCTGGTGCCGAAGTGGGTAAACTGAACCCCAGTACCTTTTCACAAACAGAGTTGCGCTGCTTCCCCTTCATAGCCGTGGGTTTATATCTCACCGCCACCGCGTTGATCATTCAAGAAGGCATTGAACATGTTTACGTGATGGTTGAGCCAAGGCTTGCAAAAAATATGCGCCTCGTAGGGATTAAATTTAAACAAATAGGCCCAGTTATTGATTACCACGGCCAGCGGGCCGCGCACCATGTTGATCTTAAGGCGTTAAAATATGGCCTGTCTGGCGGTTTCGCTGTTATGCGTGATGATATTGTGGCAAAGTTAGCGCAAGAGTATTAG